In Rhodothermales bacterium, the genomic stretch CTCAGGGGCAACTACGAATCTCAAATATTGTAATCATGAGATGTCTTATCACCGGAGGCGCCGGGTTCATCGGAAGTCACCTCGCCGACTATCTGCTTGCGCAGGGGCAGTATGTTCACATCATCGATAACCTGTCAACCGGCCGCCTCGAAAATGTAGATCATCTTCTTAACCACGACCGGTTCGAATCCACGATCGCCGACATTCTCGACTACAGCGAACTCGAAAAACAGATCTCCCGCTGCGACCACGTGTACCATCTGGCCGCGGCCGTGGGCGTCCGGCTCATTATGGAGCAGCCCGTCGAGACCATCGTAACGAACGTGCGAGGGACGGAGAATGTGCTGATGCTGGCGAGCCAGTACCGGAAGAAGGTGCTCGTGGCGTCTACTTCCGAGGTGTACGGCAAGTTGATGGAGACGAAGTCCGGCATCGAACGCCTGCGGGAAGACGACGACCTCACGATCGGCGCGACAAACAAGCGGCGCTGGGCGTACGCCTGCTCCAAGACGATCGACGAATTCCTCGCGCTCGCTTACAGCGATGAGAAGAAACTCCCGGTCGTGGTCACCCGATTCTTCAATACCGTCGGGCCCCGGCAGACGGGCCGTTACGGTATGGTGATCCCGAACTTCGTGCAGCGCGCCCTGGCCAACGAGCCCATTCAGGTATTTGGCGACGGGGAGCAGTCCCGCTGCTTCACGTACGTCGGCGACGCCGTCCGCGCGATCGTCCAGCTCATGCAGACGCCGTCTGCCGAAGGTCAGGTGTACAACATCGGCGGCCATGAAGAAATCACGATGAACGAACTCGCCCGCCGCGTGAAACGCATCGCGGGAAGCTCATCAGCGATTCAGCACATCCCGTACGAGCAGACGTACGGTCCGGGCTTCGAGGACATGCGCCGGCGCACGCCGGACATCTCCAAGCTTAGTGCCGCCATCGGGCATACGCCGACCTACACGACGGACGATATCCTGCACGAAGTCGTCCGCCATTTCCGGAACGCCGGCAAGCCCACGCATGCGGTTCCAGTGAAACAACCCGCAACGAAAACTTTGACGCCTGTAGCGCTGTAAAACGGCGTCAACCGAGCGCGCTCTTCAATCGCACCCCGAGGATATTCCCATGACGCAGCCCGACGCGCTCATGCCAGCCGGATTCACCGTACCAGACCTGCTCTGGTTCAGTGGCGTGTTCGCCTTCCTGGCGACCCTCCTGGCTACGCCGGTCGTCATCCGGCTCGCGCATCGTCAGCAGTGGGTGGCGAAACCCAGGGCGGACCGCTGGCACGAAAAGCCGACGGCGTTGATGGGAGGCATCGCGATGTATGCCGGCGCTGGGCTCTGCCTGCTGGGCATGACGGCCCTCTCGTTGCCGTGGTCGATCTGGCTCGGCGCCACCATCATGTTTGTCACGGGGCTTGTCGATGATCTGGTCACCATCCGGCCGCTTACCAAGCTGGCCGCCCAGGTGGTCGCCGCCGGCGTGATGGTGCTGGATGGGTTCACCTTCGGCGCCGGCTGGCCCGTTTGGGCGTCGGTGCCG encodes the following:
- a CDS encoding GDP-mannose 4,6-dehydratase, yielding MRCLITGGAGFIGSHLADYLLAQGQYVHIIDNLSTGRLENVDHLLNHDRFESTIADILDYSELEKQISRCDHVYHLAAAVGVRLIMEQPVETIVTNVRGTENVLMLASQYRKKVLVASTSEVYGKLMETKSGIERLREDDDLTIGATNKRRWAYACSKTIDEFLALAYSDEKKLPVVVTRFFNTVGPRQTGRYGMVIPNFVQRALANEPIQVFGDGEQSRCFTYVGDAVRAIVQLMQTPSAEGQVYNIGGHEEITMNELARRVKRIAGSSSAIQHIPYEQTYGPGFEDMRRRTPDISKLSAAIGHTPTYTTDDILHEVVRHFRNAGKPTHAVPVKQPATKTLTPVAL